The following proteins are encoded in a genomic region of Paralichthys olivaceus isolate ysfri-2021 chromosome 23, ASM2471397v2, whole genome shotgun sequence:
- the eps8a gene encoding epidermal growth factor receptor kinase substrate 8a isoform X5, giving the protein MNGYAAPALASGIFGSYDSNMNGLDSQSPEPPRNKAKSGAKALYEQRKHFTKNSINSLTDTSQYHVEHLTTFVLDRKDGLITVDDGIRRLRLLDAKGKVWTQEMLLQVEEKSVSLVDQDTKNELENFPIGTIQHCQAVMNNCSFDSILALVCKESGQTKPDLHLFQCDDIKANLIHADVESAMIDAKGGKVKKRPETLKMILKSDGVIPPPPPAPAPQPPASSNQLDVKSRAAAWSAWTNEQQDYEQRQMSEEEDGPVEMTAARVDRDVQILNHILDDIEVFVTKLQKAAEAFNDLSKRKRTKKSKKKGPGEGVLTLRSKPPGEEEFVECFQKFKHAFNQLGKLKDHIQNPSSTDLVHFLFTPLRMVIQASGSVDLARSVVVPLLTRDAIDFLHASGTAEERHLWVALGDGWTKCRLEWPKDHYFPPCVLRFRDGWEPAALPVVTLSPEAELTQLAEIQRQEELKMRLAQEQTALQTFPPTDGYAFSNTSYKRTQILDQDAAVAAFKHAVSRHVDRSFDADTRNQPNIFAKSKFDFVARNNTELSVLKDEVVEVLDDRKQWWKVRNGGGASGYVPNNILEITKAVDVTGRAEPIYSHTIQLMMPKKEFELFKQLLGELNEKQTTRTDLIPGKAAATPMPPAPTPMPPAPTSPPLAPTRLPTPPLPPPVAEPAKLSAGSSAVSRQNSTTSSSHGDVTMRDHDNQRPAPFNRRKSNMEEVQDELMHRLTLGRSAQKKFQVPSRGGGLPSVSITYDSSPDDVKVWLDAKGFSPVTITSLGVLTGAQLFSLNKEELKTVCPDDGARVFSQVTVQKAALEAAMDHAEFVQIMRRRQEVLGSSP; this is encoded by the exons ATGAACGGATACGCAGCTCCAGCTCTCGCCTCCGGTATCTTCGGCTCGTACGACTCCAACATGAA TGGTCTCGACTCTCAGTCTCCTGAACCTCCCAGAAATAAAGCCAAGTCTGGTGCCAAAGCTCTGTACG aacaaagaaaacatttcaccaaAAACAGCATCAACAGTTTGACGGACACGTCCCAGTATCACGTGGAG CATCTAACCACGTTCGTGTTGGACCGTAAAGACGGGTTGATCACCGTGGACGACGGGATCAGACGTCTCCGCCTGCTGGACGCTAAAGGGAAGGTTTGGACTCAGgagatgctgctgcaggtggaggagaaaagtgTCAGCCTCGTCGACCAGGACACCAAG aACGAGCTGGAGAACTTTCCCATCGGGACGATCCAGCACTGTCAGGCCGTGATGAACAACTGCAGCTTCGACTCCATCTTGGCTCTGGTGTGTAAAGAGTCGGGTCAAACCAAACCAGACCTGCACCTGTTCCAGTGCGACGACATCAAG GCGAATTTGATCCACGCAGACGTAGAAAGTGCCATGATCGATGCCAAAGGAGGGAAAGTGAAGAAGAGACCGGAGACTCTGAA GATGATCCTGAAGAGCGACGGGGTCATCCCACCTCCCCCACCCGCTCCTGCCCCCCAACCCCCCGCGTCGTCCAATCAGCTGGACGTGAAGAGCAGAGCGGCCGCCTGGTCGGCCTGGACCAATGAGCAGCAAGACT ACGAGCAGCGACAGATgtcggaggaggaggacggcCCGGTGGAGATGACAGCAGCTCGAGTGGACAGAGACGTG CAAATCCTCAACCACATCCTGGACGACATCGAAGTCTTCGTCACCAAACTTCAGAAAGCGGCCGAAGCGTTTAACGATCTGTcgaagaggaagaggacgaaGAAGAGTAAAAAGAAAGGTCCGGGAG AGGGCGTCCTGACTCTGCGCTCCAAACCCCCCGGAGAGGAGGAGTTTGTCGAATGTTTTCAGAAGTTTAAACACGCCTTCAACCAGCTG GGGAAGCTGAAGGATCACATCCAGAACCCGAGCTCCACAGACCTggttcacttcctcttcacTCCGCTCAGGATG GTGATCCAGGCGTCGGGCAGCGTGGACCTGGCTCGCAGCGTCGTGGTTCCTCTGCTCACCAGAGACGCCATCGACTTCCTTCACGCCTCAGGAACAGCGGAGGAGAGACACCTTTGGGTCGCCCTGGGAGACGGCTGGACCAAATGCAG GCTGGAGTGGCCGAAGGATCACTACTTCCCGCCCTGCGTGCTGAGGTTTCGTGATGGCTGGGAGCCTGCGGCGTTACCGGTGGTGACTCTGAGTCCAGAGGCGGAGCTGACTCAGCTCGCAGAGATCCAGAgacaggaggagctgaagatgAGGCTGGCTCAGGAG CAGACGGCGCTGCAGACGTTCCCTCCGACAGATGGGTACGCCTTCTCCAACACGTCCTACAAACGCACGCAGATTCTGGATCAGGACGCGGCCGTGGCTGCGTTTAAACACGCCGTCAGCCGCCATGTTGACCG AAGTTTCGATGCCGACACCAGAAATCAACCAAATATTTTTGCCAAATCTAAATTTGACTTTGTGGCgagaaacaacacagaacttTCTGTCCTCAAAGACGAGGTCGTCGAG GTTCTGGACGACAGGAAGCAGTGGTGGAAGGTTCGTAACGGCGGGGGGGCGTCCGGCTATGTGCCAAACAACATCCTGGAAATCACAAAAGCCGTGGACGTGACGGGCCGAGCAGAACCCATCTACAGCCACACCATCCAG CTTATGATGCCAAAAAAGGAGTTTGAGTTGTTTAAG CAATTATTGGGCGAGTTGAACGAG AAACAGACCACGAGGACGGACTTGATACCCGGTAAAGCCGCCGCCACTCCGATGCCCCCGGCCCCCACTCCGATGCCCCCGGCCCCCACGTCGCCGCCCCTGGCCCCCACCAGGCTCCCCACGCCGCCGCTGCCTCCTCCGGTGGCTGAGCCCGCCAAACTATCTGCCGGCAGCAGCGCTGTCAGTCGCCAGAACAGCACCACGTCCAGCAGCCACGGCGACGTCACCATGAGGGACCACGACAACCAGCGCCCCGCCCCCTTCAACC GCAGGAAgtccaacatggaggaggttcaAGACGAGCTGATGCACAGACTGACGCTGGGTCGCAGCGCTCAGAAGAAGTTCCAGGTTCCGTCTCGCGGCGGCGGCCTCCCGTCCGTCAGCATCACGTACGACTCGTCACCGGACGACGTGAAAGTCTGGCTGGACGCTAAAGGCTTCAGTCCAGT CACCATCACCAGCCTCGGCGTCCTGACCGGAGCTCAGCTGTTTTCTCTCAACAAAGAGGAGCTGAAGACGGTTTGTCCCGATGACGGCGCCCGAGTCTTCAGTCAGGTGACCGTGCAGAAGGCCGCGCTGGAG gcGGCGATGGACCACGCTGAGTTTGTACAGATAATGAGACgcagacaggaagtgctggGCTCGTCTCCGTAG
- the eps8a gene encoding epidermal growth factor receptor kinase substrate 8a isoform X1, which produces MNGYAAPALASGIFGSYDSNMNGLDSQSPEPPRNKAKSGAKALYEQRKHFTKNSINSLTDTSQYHVEHLTTFVLDRKDGLITVDDGIRRLRLLDAKGKVWTQEMLLQVEEKSVSLVDQDTKNELENFPIGTIQHCQAVMNNCSFDSILALVCKESGQTKPDLHLFQCDDIKANLIHADVESAMIDAKGGKVKKRPETLKMILKSDGVIPPPPPAPAPQPPASSNQLDVKSRAAAWSAWTNEQQDYEQRQMSEEEDGPVEMTAARVDRDVQILNHILDDIEVFVTKLQKAAEAFNDLSKRKRTKKSKKKGPGEGVLTLRSKPPGEEEFVECFQKFKHAFNQLGKLKDHIQNPSSTDLVHFLFTPLRMVIQASGSVDLARSVVVPLLTRDAIDFLHASGTAEERHLWVALGDGWTKCRLEWPKDHYFPPCVLRFRDGWEPAALPVVTLSPEAELTQLAEIQRQEELKMRLAQEQTALQTFPPTDGYAFSNTSYKRTQILDQDAAVAAFKHAVSRHVDRSFDADTRNQPNIFAKSKFDFVARNNTELSVLKDEVVEVLDDRKQWWKVRNGGGASGYVPNNILEITKAVDVTGRAEPIYSHTIQLMMPKKEFELFKQLLGELNEKQTTRTDLIPGKAAATPMPPAPTPMPPAPTSPPLAPTRLPTPPLPPPVAEPAKLSAGSSAVSRQNSTTSSSHGDVTMRDHDNQRPAPFNRRKSNMEEVQDELMHRLTLGRSAQKKFQVPSRGGGLPSVSITYDSSPDDVKVWLDAKGFSPVTITSLGVLTGAQLFSLNKEELKTVCPDDGARVFSQVTVQKAALERSSGSELQEVMRRRQEKLAVSTCDSGVESFDEGSTH; this is translated from the exons ATGAACGGATACGCAGCTCCAGCTCTCGCCTCCGGTATCTTCGGCTCGTACGACTCCAACATGAA TGGTCTCGACTCTCAGTCTCCTGAACCTCCCAGAAATAAAGCCAAGTCTGGTGCCAAAGCTCTGTACG aacaaagaaaacatttcaccaaAAACAGCATCAACAGTTTGACGGACACGTCCCAGTATCACGTGGAG CATCTAACCACGTTCGTGTTGGACCGTAAAGACGGGTTGATCACCGTGGACGACGGGATCAGACGTCTCCGCCTGCTGGACGCTAAAGGGAAGGTTTGGACTCAGgagatgctgctgcaggtggaggagaaaagtgTCAGCCTCGTCGACCAGGACACCAAG aACGAGCTGGAGAACTTTCCCATCGGGACGATCCAGCACTGTCAGGCCGTGATGAACAACTGCAGCTTCGACTCCATCTTGGCTCTGGTGTGTAAAGAGTCGGGTCAAACCAAACCAGACCTGCACCTGTTCCAGTGCGACGACATCAAG GCGAATTTGATCCACGCAGACGTAGAAAGTGCCATGATCGATGCCAAAGGAGGGAAAGTGAAGAAGAGACCGGAGACTCTGAA GATGATCCTGAAGAGCGACGGGGTCATCCCACCTCCCCCACCCGCTCCTGCCCCCCAACCCCCCGCGTCGTCCAATCAGCTGGACGTGAAGAGCAGAGCGGCCGCCTGGTCGGCCTGGACCAATGAGCAGCAAGACT ACGAGCAGCGACAGATgtcggaggaggaggacggcCCGGTGGAGATGACAGCAGCTCGAGTGGACAGAGACGTG CAAATCCTCAACCACATCCTGGACGACATCGAAGTCTTCGTCACCAAACTTCAGAAAGCGGCCGAAGCGTTTAACGATCTGTcgaagaggaagaggacgaaGAAGAGTAAAAAGAAAGGTCCGGGAG AGGGCGTCCTGACTCTGCGCTCCAAACCCCCCGGAGAGGAGGAGTTTGTCGAATGTTTTCAGAAGTTTAAACACGCCTTCAACCAGCTG GGGAAGCTGAAGGATCACATCCAGAACCCGAGCTCCACAGACCTggttcacttcctcttcacTCCGCTCAGGATG GTGATCCAGGCGTCGGGCAGCGTGGACCTGGCTCGCAGCGTCGTGGTTCCTCTGCTCACCAGAGACGCCATCGACTTCCTTCACGCCTCAGGAACAGCGGAGGAGAGACACCTTTGGGTCGCCCTGGGAGACGGCTGGACCAAATGCAG GCTGGAGTGGCCGAAGGATCACTACTTCCCGCCCTGCGTGCTGAGGTTTCGTGATGGCTGGGAGCCTGCGGCGTTACCGGTGGTGACTCTGAGTCCAGAGGCGGAGCTGACTCAGCTCGCAGAGATCCAGAgacaggaggagctgaagatgAGGCTGGCTCAGGAG CAGACGGCGCTGCAGACGTTCCCTCCGACAGATGGGTACGCCTTCTCCAACACGTCCTACAAACGCACGCAGATTCTGGATCAGGACGCGGCCGTGGCTGCGTTTAAACACGCCGTCAGCCGCCATGTTGACCG AAGTTTCGATGCCGACACCAGAAATCAACCAAATATTTTTGCCAAATCTAAATTTGACTTTGTGGCgagaaacaacacagaacttTCTGTCCTCAAAGACGAGGTCGTCGAG GTTCTGGACGACAGGAAGCAGTGGTGGAAGGTTCGTAACGGCGGGGGGGCGTCCGGCTATGTGCCAAACAACATCCTGGAAATCACAAAAGCCGTGGACGTGACGGGCCGAGCAGAACCCATCTACAGCCACACCATCCAG CTTATGATGCCAAAAAAGGAGTTTGAGTTGTTTAAG CAATTATTGGGCGAGTTGAACGAG AAACAGACCACGAGGACGGACTTGATACCCGGTAAAGCCGCCGCCACTCCGATGCCCCCGGCCCCCACTCCGATGCCCCCGGCCCCCACGTCGCCGCCCCTGGCCCCCACCAGGCTCCCCACGCCGCCGCTGCCTCCTCCGGTGGCTGAGCCCGCCAAACTATCTGCCGGCAGCAGCGCTGTCAGTCGCCAGAACAGCACCACGTCCAGCAGCCACGGCGACGTCACCATGAGGGACCACGACAACCAGCGCCCCGCCCCCTTCAACC GCAGGAAgtccaacatggaggaggttcaAGACGAGCTGATGCACAGACTGACGCTGGGTCGCAGCGCTCAGAAGAAGTTCCAGGTTCCGTCTCGCGGCGGCGGCCTCCCGTCCGTCAGCATCACGTACGACTCGTCACCGGACGACGTGAAAGTCTGGCTGGACGCTAAAGGCTTCAGTCCAGT CACCATCACCAGCCTCGGCGTCCTGACCGGAGCTCAGCTGTTTTCTCTCAACAAAGAGGAGCTGAAGACGGTTTGTCCCGATGACGGCGCCCGAGTCTTCAGTCAGGTGACCGTGCAGAAGGCCGCGCTGGAG aggAGTTCAGGCTCGGAGCTCCAGGAGGTCATGAGGAGGCGTCAGGAGAAACTTGCAGTGAGCACCTGTGACTCGGGGGTGGAGTCGTTTGACGAAGGAAGCACCCACTGA
- the eps8a gene encoding epidermal growth factor receptor kinase substrate 8a isoform X6, with product MNGYAAPALASGIFGSYDSNMNGLDSQSPEPPRNKAKSGAKALYEQRKHFTKNSINSLTDTSQYHVEHLTTFVLDRKDGLITVDDGIRRLRLLDAKGKVWTQEMLLQVEEKSVSLVDQDTKNELENFPIGTIQHCQAVMNNCSFDSILALVCKESGQTKPDLHLFQCDDIKANLIHADVESAMIDAKGGKVKKRPETLKMILKSDGVIPPPPPAPAPQPPASSNQLDVKSRAAAWSAWTNEQQDYEQRQMSEEEDGPVEMTAARVDRDVQILNHILDDIEVFVTKLQKAAEAFNDLSKRKRTKKSKKKGPGEGVLTLRSKPPGEEEFVECFQKFKHAFNQLGKLKDHIQNPSSTDLVHFLFTPLRMVIQASGSVDLARSVVVPLLTRDAIDFLHASGTAEERHLWVALGDGWTKCRLEWPKDHYFPPCVLRFRDGWEPAALPVVTLSPEAELTQLAEIQRQEELKMRLAQEQTALQTFPPTDGYAFSNTSYKRTQILDQDAAVAAFKHAVSRHVDRSFDADTRNQPNIFAKSKFDFVARNNTELSVLKDEVVEVLDDRKQWWKVRNGGGASGYVPNNILEITKAVDVTGRAEPIYSHTIQKQTTRTDLIPGKAAATPMPPAPTPMPPAPTSPPLAPTRLPTPPLPPPVAEPAKLSAGSSAVSRQNSTTSSSHGDVTMRDHDNQRPAPFNRRKSNMEEVQDELMHRLTLGRSAQKKFQVPSRGGGLPSVSITYDSSPDDVKVWLDAKGFSPVTITSLGVLTGAQLFSLNKEELKTVCPDDGARVFSQVTVQKAALERSSGSELQEVMRRRQEKLAVSTCDSGVESFDEGSTH from the exons ATGAACGGATACGCAGCTCCAGCTCTCGCCTCCGGTATCTTCGGCTCGTACGACTCCAACATGAA TGGTCTCGACTCTCAGTCTCCTGAACCTCCCAGAAATAAAGCCAAGTCTGGTGCCAAAGCTCTGTACG aacaaagaaaacatttcaccaaAAACAGCATCAACAGTTTGACGGACACGTCCCAGTATCACGTGGAG CATCTAACCACGTTCGTGTTGGACCGTAAAGACGGGTTGATCACCGTGGACGACGGGATCAGACGTCTCCGCCTGCTGGACGCTAAAGGGAAGGTTTGGACTCAGgagatgctgctgcaggtggaggagaaaagtgTCAGCCTCGTCGACCAGGACACCAAG aACGAGCTGGAGAACTTTCCCATCGGGACGATCCAGCACTGTCAGGCCGTGATGAACAACTGCAGCTTCGACTCCATCTTGGCTCTGGTGTGTAAAGAGTCGGGTCAAACCAAACCAGACCTGCACCTGTTCCAGTGCGACGACATCAAG GCGAATTTGATCCACGCAGACGTAGAAAGTGCCATGATCGATGCCAAAGGAGGGAAAGTGAAGAAGAGACCGGAGACTCTGAA GATGATCCTGAAGAGCGACGGGGTCATCCCACCTCCCCCACCCGCTCCTGCCCCCCAACCCCCCGCGTCGTCCAATCAGCTGGACGTGAAGAGCAGAGCGGCCGCCTGGTCGGCCTGGACCAATGAGCAGCAAGACT ACGAGCAGCGACAGATgtcggaggaggaggacggcCCGGTGGAGATGACAGCAGCTCGAGTGGACAGAGACGTG CAAATCCTCAACCACATCCTGGACGACATCGAAGTCTTCGTCACCAAACTTCAGAAAGCGGCCGAAGCGTTTAACGATCTGTcgaagaggaagaggacgaaGAAGAGTAAAAAGAAAGGTCCGGGAG AGGGCGTCCTGACTCTGCGCTCCAAACCCCCCGGAGAGGAGGAGTTTGTCGAATGTTTTCAGAAGTTTAAACACGCCTTCAACCAGCTG GGGAAGCTGAAGGATCACATCCAGAACCCGAGCTCCACAGACCTggttcacttcctcttcacTCCGCTCAGGATG GTGATCCAGGCGTCGGGCAGCGTGGACCTGGCTCGCAGCGTCGTGGTTCCTCTGCTCACCAGAGACGCCATCGACTTCCTTCACGCCTCAGGAACAGCGGAGGAGAGACACCTTTGGGTCGCCCTGGGAGACGGCTGGACCAAATGCAG GCTGGAGTGGCCGAAGGATCACTACTTCCCGCCCTGCGTGCTGAGGTTTCGTGATGGCTGGGAGCCTGCGGCGTTACCGGTGGTGACTCTGAGTCCAGAGGCGGAGCTGACTCAGCTCGCAGAGATCCAGAgacaggaggagctgaagatgAGGCTGGCTCAGGAG CAGACGGCGCTGCAGACGTTCCCTCCGACAGATGGGTACGCCTTCTCCAACACGTCCTACAAACGCACGCAGATTCTGGATCAGGACGCGGCCGTGGCTGCGTTTAAACACGCCGTCAGCCGCCATGTTGACCG AAGTTTCGATGCCGACACCAGAAATCAACCAAATATTTTTGCCAAATCTAAATTTGACTTTGTGGCgagaaacaacacagaacttTCTGTCCTCAAAGACGAGGTCGTCGAG GTTCTGGACGACAGGAAGCAGTGGTGGAAGGTTCGTAACGGCGGGGGGGCGTCCGGCTATGTGCCAAACAACATCCTGGAAATCACAAAAGCCGTGGACGTGACGGGCCGAGCAGAACCCATCTACAGCCACACCATCCAG AAACAGACCACGAGGACGGACTTGATACCCGGTAAAGCCGCCGCCACTCCGATGCCCCCGGCCCCCACTCCGATGCCCCCGGCCCCCACGTCGCCGCCCCTGGCCCCCACCAGGCTCCCCACGCCGCCGCTGCCTCCTCCGGTGGCTGAGCCCGCCAAACTATCTGCCGGCAGCAGCGCTGTCAGTCGCCAGAACAGCACCACGTCCAGCAGCCACGGCGACGTCACCATGAGGGACCACGACAACCAGCGCCCCGCCCCCTTCAACC GCAGGAAgtccaacatggaggaggttcaAGACGAGCTGATGCACAGACTGACGCTGGGTCGCAGCGCTCAGAAGAAGTTCCAGGTTCCGTCTCGCGGCGGCGGCCTCCCGTCCGTCAGCATCACGTACGACTCGTCACCGGACGACGTGAAAGTCTGGCTGGACGCTAAAGGCTTCAGTCCAGT CACCATCACCAGCCTCGGCGTCCTGACCGGAGCTCAGCTGTTTTCTCTCAACAAAGAGGAGCTGAAGACGGTTTGTCCCGATGACGGCGCCCGAGTCTTCAGTCAGGTGACCGTGCAGAAGGCCGCGCTGGAG aggAGTTCAGGCTCGGAGCTCCAGGAGGTCATGAGGAGGCGTCAGGAGAAACTTGCAGTGAGCACCTGTGACTCGGGGGTGGAGTCGTTTGACGAAGGAAGCACCCACTGA
- the eps8a gene encoding epidermal growth factor receptor kinase substrate 8a isoform X14 — protein MNGYAAPALASGIFGSYDSNMNGLDSQSPEPPRNKAKSGAKALYEQRKHFTKNSINSLTDTSQYHVEHLTTFVLDRKDGLITVDDGIRRLRLLDAKGKVWTQEMLLQVEEKSVSLVDQDTKNELENFPIGTIQHCQAVMNNCSFDSILALVCKESGQTKPDLHLFQCDDIKANLIHADVESAMIDAKGGKVKKRPETLKMILKSDGVIPPPPPAPAPQPPASSNQLDVKSRAAAWSAWTNEQQDYEQRQMSEEEDGPVEMTAARVDRDVQILNHILDDIEVFVTKLQKAAEAFNDLSKRKRTKKSKKKGPGEGVLTLRSKPPGEEEFVECFQKFKHAFNQLGKLKDHIQNPSSTDLVHFLFTPLRMVIQASGSVDLARSVVVPLLTRDAIDFLHASGTAEERHLWVALGDGWTKCRLEWPKDHYFPPCVLRFRDGWEPAALPVVTLSPEAELTQLAEIQRQEELKMRLAQETALQTFPPTDGFDADTRNQPNIFAKSKFDFVARNNTELSVLKDEVVEVLDDRKQWWKVRNGGGASGYVPNNILEITKAVDVTGRAEPIYSHTIQKQTTRTDLIPGKAAATPMPPAPTPMPPAPTSPPLAPTRLPTPPLPPPVAEPAKLSAGSSAVSRQNSTTSSSHGDVTMRDHDNQRPAPFNRRKSNMEEVQDELMHRLTLGRSAQKKFQVPSRGGGLPSVSITYDSSPDDVKVWLDAKGFSPVTITSLGVLTGAQLFSLNKEELKTVCPDDGARVFSQVTVQKAALERSSGSELQEVMRRRQEKLAVSTCDSGVESFDEGSTH, from the exons ATGAACGGATACGCAGCTCCAGCTCTCGCCTCCGGTATCTTCGGCTCGTACGACTCCAACATGAA TGGTCTCGACTCTCAGTCTCCTGAACCTCCCAGAAATAAAGCCAAGTCTGGTGCCAAAGCTCTGTACG aacaaagaaaacatttcaccaaAAACAGCATCAACAGTTTGACGGACACGTCCCAGTATCACGTGGAG CATCTAACCACGTTCGTGTTGGACCGTAAAGACGGGTTGATCACCGTGGACGACGGGATCAGACGTCTCCGCCTGCTGGACGCTAAAGGGAAGGTTTGGACTCAGgagatgctgctgcaggtggaggagaaaagtgTCAGCCTCGTCGACCAGGACACCAAG aACGAGCTGGAGAACTTTCCCATCGGGACGATCCAGCACTGTCAGGCCGTGATGAACAACTGCAGCTTCGACTCCATCTTGGCTCTGGTGTGTAAAGAGTCGGGTCAAACCAAACCAGACCTGCACCTGTTCCAGTGCGACGACATCAAG GCGAATTTGATCCACGCAGACGTAGAAAGTGCCATGATCGATGCCAAAGGAGGGAAAGTGAAGAAGAGACCGGAGACTCTGAA GATGATCCTGAAGAGCGACGGGGTCATCCCACCTCCCCCACCCGCTCCTGCCCCCCAACCCCCCGCGTCGTCCAATCAGCTGGACGTGAAGAGCAGAGCGGCCGCCTGGTCGGCCTGGACCAATGAGCAGCAAGACT ACGAGCAGCGACAGATgtcggaggaggaggacggcCCGGTGGAGATGACAGCAGCTCGAGTGGACAGAGACGTG CAAATCCTCAACCACATCCTGGACGACATCGAAGTCTTCGTCACCAAACTTCAGAAAGCGGCCGAAGCGTTTAACGATCTGTcgaagaggaagaggacgaaGAAGAGTAAAAAGAAAGGTCCGGGAG AGGGCGTCCTGACTCTGCGCTCCAAACCCCCCGGAGAGGAGGAGTTTGTCGAATGTTTTCAGAAGTTTAAACACGCCTTCAACCAGCTG GGGAAGCTGAAGGATCACATCCAGAACCCGAGCTCCACAGACCTggttcacttcctcttcacTCCGCTCAGGATG GTGATCCAGGCGTCGGGCAGCGTGGACCTGGCTCGCAGCGTCGTGGTTCCTCTGCTCACCAGAGACGCCATCGACTTCCTTCACGCCTCAGGAACAGCGGAGGAGAGACACCTTTGGGTCGCCCTGGGAGACGGCTGGACCAAATGCAG GCTGGAGTGGCCGAAGGATCACTACTTCCCGCCCTGCGTGCTGAGGTTTCGTGATGGCTGGGAGCCTGCGGCGTTACCGGTGGTGACTCTGAGTCCAGAGGCGGAGCTGACTCAGCTCGCAGAGATCCAGAgacaggaggagctgaagatgAGGCTGGCTCAGGAG ACGGCGCTGCAGACGTTCCCTCCGACAGATGG TTTCGATGCCGACACCAGAAATCAACCAAATATTTTTGCCAAATCTAAATTTGACTTTGTGGCgagaaacaacacagaacttTCTGTCCTCAAAGACGAGGTCGTCGAG GTTCTGGACGACAGGAAGCAGTGGTGGAAGGTTCGTAACGGCGGGGGGGCGTCCGGCTATGTGCCAAACAACATCCTGGAAATCACAAAAGCCGTGGACGTGACGGGCCGAGCAGAACCCATCTACAGCCACACCATCCAG AAACAGACCACGAGGACGGACTTGATACCCGGTAAAGCCGCCGCCACTCCGATGCCCCCGGCCCCCACTCCGATGCCCCCGGCCCCCACGTCGCCGCCCCTGGCCCCCACCAGGCTCCCCACGCCGCCGCTGCCTCCTCCGGTGGCTGAGCCCGCCAAACTATCTGCCGGCAGCAGCGCTGTCAGTCGCCAGAACAGCACCACGTCCAGCAGCCACGGCGACGTCACCATGAGGGACCACGACAACCAGCGCCCCGCCCCCTTCAACC GCAGGAAgtccaacatggaggaggttcaAGACGAGCTGATGCACAGACTGACGCTGGGTCGCAGCGCTCAGAAGAAGTTCCAGGTTCCGTCTCGCGGCGGCGGCCTCCCGTCCGTCAGCATCACGTACGACTCGTCACCGGACGACGTGAAAGTCTGGCTGGACGCTAAAGGCTTCAGTCCAGT CACCATCACCAGCCTCGGCGTCCTGACCGGAGCTCAGCTGTTTTCTCTCAACAAAGAGGAGCTGAAGACGGTTTGTCCCGATGACGGCGCCCGAGTCTTCAGTCAGGTGACCGTGCAGAAGGCCGCGCTGGAG aggAGTTCAGGCTCGGAGCTCCAGGAGGTCATGAGGAGGCGTCAGGAGAAACTTGCAGTGAGCACCTGTGACTCGGGGGTGGAGTCGTTTGACGAAGGAAGCACCCACTGA